The following nucleotide sequence is from Nitrospira sp..
CCCCCATCGCCAGGGCTTGTTGGGCTCAAGGTAGCCAAGGACGGCGGACAGCACGCAGACCATTGGAAGGCCGAGCGTGAAATACAGATCGGAATCCCACGCCTCGCTCTTGTGAGAAAAAACCGAAATGAAAGCCCATAGGACGATTCCACCAGTCACCACCGCCACATAGAGCCAGGTATCCCGTTTCATCGCATTCCTCCCCAACGGGAATGAGTGAGTTGCTCGATCCCGTCTCATTGCCAGGCTAGCGGTCTTGTCTAGTCGCGACAAGCATTTTGCCGCATCTGACGTTGATACCATTCAGGGGTTCGGAGAATTATTCTGCGACAGAGGGTTCATCGACGGCGCAGTGATCTGGCCTTAGCGCATCATCGCCCCATTCGGCTAGGTCTATTCTCAGTTGGCAGCAGGGGCCATTCAGATGCCCCGCGATCTGTACGTAACGGTTGACGGCAACCGCAAGCCGAAAGCCCAACGCGTGAAGGAGGGCATCGAGGCTTCGAATTTCAGGATTGCCGCGCTCCGGGAGTATGCGATATAGACTTTCTCGATTTAGTTTCGTTTTCTCGGCGAGTGGTGCTGTCCCTCCCTGAGCCTCAACCATGTTTCGCAGGGCCAGCAAGGACAGTTCCGGATCATCCTCCTCTACCTCTGCTTCATCAGCGTTGCTCTTTCCAGGGCCGCCTCCTGCATCCGCTCTAATGCCGCTTCACGACTACTCGCCGTCTGAGACGCCTCCATCGAGAAGCCCGTGTGAGCTATTTGCCAACAGACCCCGAAACTCGTCTTCATCTCGGCCAATACATCATCACCGCCACGCCCACCAGGCACACCGTTGCTCCGATCACATCCAATCGATCCGGCTCCACCTTGTCCACCAGCCAGCCCCAGAGGATCGACAGGATGATGAACCACGCGCCGTAGGCGGCGTAGACTCGGCCGAAGTGTGAAGGCTGGTAGGTCGGCACGATGCCGTAGAGAATCAAAATGACGGCGCCCAGGAGGCCGACGCTCCAGTGGCTTCCGTTCCGCCACCATTGCCAAACCAGATAACCTCCGCCGATCTCGAACAATCCCGCGAGCACGAATAGGGCAATCGATTGGGTGATGAGCATGGGATCTCCATTCGATGATGGGCCGATGCGCTCACCTATCACGACAAGAAGGATGGCGCAACGTCGCCGTGACTCGCACCGGGAGGCCCCTTGACCCTGTTTCTCTGAGGCCCTTACAATGGCCTCGTTCCTCAGCCTGATTCACGGTCTTCACCGAACACTCGACCCTTTCGGGGGTTGCGTTCATATAGAGCTACATGCGGGTTGAGTACAACAAGGGGGAGCGGGCGTCGCGCGAGCTGATCATGCTCCAGCGGCGGTCGTCCGAAGCCGCCGCCGGCCGGAAGATGAAGGTGATGCTCATCTTTCCGCCGGACTGGTTCCCTTCCGAGCCCTACCTGAGCCTCCCGTCCCTCACCGCGGTCCTTCGCCAAGCCGGCCACCAGGTCGTGCAAAAAGACATCAACCTCGAGATGTGGGACTGGTACTTCAGCGAGGACTTCTTGCGGAAAATCCTGCGCCGGGTGCCGCAGCAGCTCGATCGCCTGCGCAAGTTGTCCAAGAAGCGCCCGCTCGAAGATTGGGAACAGGATCTACAGCTCCAGCTCTGCGACCTTTCGCGCCAGCGCATCGAGGAACTGATCAAGAAAGCTGAGGAGGCCAAGGCGATCGTCCGCGGGGACGTGTTCTACGAGGTCGATCGGCTCGAATGGGCGATTCACGTGTTTCGCGAGGTCACGTCGGTCATCTCCATGGCCTATGCTCCGGCGCGGATCTGCATGCCGCCGATGGAGACGGATCTCTCGTACAAGGTGTTTGTCTCCTCCGAGGTGATAGAGGCGGTGAACGACCAGCAGGTGAATATCTACCGCGACGTGTTCGAGCACCTGGTGAAGCCGGCCATCGAGGCCGAGAAGCCGGACGTGGTCGGCATTTCCATCGTCCTGCAGCAGCAGATGTTCTCCTCCATGACGTTTTGTGCGCTTATCAAGCAGCAGTTCCCCAATATCCATGTGACCATCGGCGGCAACACGGTGACGCGCCTGCGCGACGTGCTCCCGCAATCGCCGCTGTTTCAATACTTCGACAGCGCCGTGGTCTATGAAGGAGAGACGGCCTTCGTGCAGCTGGTGACGGCGGTGGGCGCGAAACAGAGCCTGGCCGACGTCCCGAACACCATCTATAAAGATGACACCGGCGTGCACACCTCGGCGACGAGTTTTGCCGAAGACATGCAGACGCTCCCGCCGCCGGACTTCGACGGCCTGCCGCTGGACAAGTATTTCGTACCGACGAAAATTTTGCCCTATCTCGCGACGCGGGGCTGCTACTGGGGCCGCTGCGAGTTCTGCGACCATGGCGAAGGGTACACGGCGGGGTACCGCTCGAAGAAGATTCAGGACGTGCTGGCGGAGGTCAAGTTCCTGCGTGACAAGTACGGGGCGCGGCATTTCCATTTCACCGACGAGTCCTATCCGCCGGCGCTGTTCCGCAAGCTGACGCGTGGGCTGGTTGAGAGCAAGATGGATATTTGCTGGACGACGCACATGCGGTTCGAGAAGAGCCTGCTGGAGGAAAACGTCTGGCAGGATGCGAAGGAGTCGGGCTGCAAGTATCTGCACTTCGGCTACGAGTCGGGGAACGAGCGGGTACTGACGCTGATGGACAAGGCCACGACGACCGAGATCATGACGAAGCACCTGCAGCTCACGGCCAACGCCGGTATCTGGAACCATTGCATGGGCTTCTTCGGGTTTCCCGGCGAGACGCGGGAGGAGGCCTGGTCGTCGGTCGAGTTCCTGGAGCGGAACAAGGACTACGTGCATTCGCTGGGGTTCGGCACGTTCGACTTGGGGCGACACAATCCCGTGGCCAAACATCCGGAGAAGTGGGGCGTGACGGCCTACAAGAATCCCGAGTGGGACTTGGCGCTCGATTATTACTACACGGTGAAGAACGGTCTGAGCATCGAGGAGGCCGAGCGGGTGTTCCAGGAATTCGAACGGAATCACAACCCCGGCTGGGACCTCCGGCTGTTCATCCGGGAATATATCTTTCTGTACATTGCCCGGTTCGGGCTCCAGAAGCTGCCGGACCTGCAATTCCGGTCGGCTCGAATCGCGACGGTGCCGCCGTCGCTTGCGGGGAAGATGTAATGAGCGAACTCGTGCAAATCAAGGCCGCGCCGCAAACTACGCATCCGGTGACGCGTCCCCGCAAAGTCATGCTGCTGTTTCCACCGGAGTGGGTGCCCACCGCGCCCTATCTGGCCTTACCGTCGCTCACCGCGGTGTTGCGGCAGGCGGGCCACCGGGTCGTGCAGCGCGACATCAACATCGAGATGTACGACCACTTCTTCAGCGACTCCTTCCTGATCCTGACCAAGGCGCGGCAGAGCATGCAGCTGAAGGCCTTGGAGCAGAAGGGGGAACTGAGCGAGCACGAAGAAGGGCAGAAGGCCTGCCTGGAGCAGATGGCCTCGGTGGACGTGTTCGATCTAGCCGATCGGGCGGAGCGCGCTAAGCAGATCGTGCGAGGTGAACTCTTCTACGATGCCGACCGGTTGGAGTGGGCGCTGAACACGTTCCGCGAAGTCATGCAGTACATCTCGGCGGCCTATTACCCGGCGTCGCTCGTCTTTTATCCGATGGAGAGCAATTTGGACTACAGGCCTGGCGTCTCCAAGGAAGTGTTCGCCTGCCTGGACGACGACCAGGTGAACGTGTACCGCGACATCTGCAATCAGTTGGTCTTGCCGAGCGTGAGCAAGGAGAAGCCGGACGTGATCGGCGTCTCCATCGGCACGCAGATGCAGCTGATGGCGGGGCTCACGTTCTGCAAGATGATCAAGGAGAGCTTCCCGCACATCCATGTCGTGGTCGGCGGCAATGTCGTCACGCGGTTGCAGGAGGAATGGCCGAAACACGAGCGGTTCTTCACGGAGGTATTCGATTCGGCGATTCTCTACGAAGGCGAACATGCGCTGCTCTGGCTCATCGAGGCGCTCGACGGTCACCGGACCATGGATCAGGTGCCGAACCTGATGCATCGGGACGAGCAGGGCATTCGCCTGAATCCGGAAGTCTACACGGAAAAAACGATGGCGCTGCCGCTGCCCGATTTCGACGGCCTCCCGCTGGACCATTACTTCGTGCCCGAGCGCATCCTGCCCTACCTGGCGACGCGCGGCTGTTATTGGGGGCGTTGCACGTTTTGCGACCACGGACAGGGCTATTTTGATCAATACCGCGGCATGTCGGCGCCGCATGTGGTCGAGCAGGTCACGGCGCTGCGCGACAAGTACCAATGCCGCCATTTCCTGTTTTCCGACGAGTCCTATCCGCCGGCGCTGTTCAAGAAAGTTTCGCAGCTGCTGGTCGATCAGCAGACCGGCATCAAGTGGACGACGCTGATCAGGTTCGAAGAGACGCTCCAAGATCCCGCTGTGTGGGAACTCGCGGTGAAATCCGGCTGCTGCACCCTCTATTACGGGATGGAGTCGGCCAACGAACGCGTGCTCAACCTCATGGATAAACATGCGCGGAAGAGCGTCATCGAAAACAACCTGCGGCAGGCGGCCAAGGCGGGGATTTGGAATCACGTGATGGCGTTTTACGGCTTTCCGGGCGAAACGCGGGATGAAGCGCTGGAGACGCGCCAGTTCGTCATCGACAATCAGCCCAACATCCATTCCGTGGAGATTTTTTACTTCGTGGCCTATCGCCACACGCCGATGGTGCGGAATCCGGAGAAGTTCGGCATTACGATCCACAAGCAGGAGGAGTACGACCTGCCGTTGGACTACTACTACACGCTGAACGAGCCGGGCGGTATCTCCTGCCTGGATGCGATGCAGCTCTGCGAAGAGTTCTATCGCAACGATTTCCATCCCTGGGCGGTGCGGGTGAACGCGCGCGAACATGTCTTTCTGTATATCTCTAAGTTCGGCACGAATCGGTTGCCGCAGATCTATGCCGCAACCAAGGACGGCTCCCTGGCCAAGGAGGGTGTGTCGGGATTGGTCACGTGGCCCGTGGCGATGGGCGAGGGCGAAGACGGCAAGGAGGGGATGAGCCGCGTGGTGTCACACGGCATCACCGGGTGAGGGTTCCGGTCCGTCGGCCAGGGTGGTCAACAGGCCGTAGGCACGGTGAATCTGCTCGGTCATTGCTTCAGCCTGTCGGTAGGCCTTCATATACTGTTTGGGATGGTTGGTGAGATTCGCATAGCGAGGCGGGTTCCAGGTGTGGAGGAGCTGCCGACGTCGTTCCTCCAACTGCTCCTTGGTGAAGGGCGGAGTGAGGGCGAAGAGTTCCAGCGCCTGAGCAATGCGCTCCTCCTGCATGGCCGCGAGTCTGCCGGGGTTGTGCGAAGCTTGTCAACGTAGCAGCCGTTGCCGCTCGGCAACAGATGGGTTCGGTCCATGCCCACCGCGCTTCCGATTTTTCAGCCCACGCCGATCTTCAAGGATCGCACCGACTACCGTCAGGTCCTGGTTCGCGAGATGGATGCGGGCAAGATCCCACTGAGTCTCGGGCGGGATTGTCCGGTCAAGTGCGAGTTCTGTTACGAACTGGACCATTCCTACCGCGAAACGCTCGATCCTCCCAAGACCAGCGACGAGGATTGGAAATTCATCCTCGACTACCTCAAGCGGAAGCCGACCGACCCCACGCAGTTTTGGTGCTTGGGCGGGAACGAGTTCATGGAATGGACCGATTTGTTTCTGCATCCCAAGGCGATGGAGTGGGTCGAGGATTTCCTGCGTGAAACCGACAAGAACATCCAGTTCTTCACCGTCGGGTACGTGCACGTGCCGAAGATCCACCAACTGGCGGCCAAATATCCCGAGCGGATCAATTTCGAACTGTCGGTGATCACGCTCGGAGAGTACCGCCAGCGGCTCATGCCCCATGCACCCTCCGTCAAACATCTGATGAAGGTGTTGGACGGGCCGGCCGTCTCGTCGGCGAATTTCTACGCCTTCGACCAAGGCACCATGTCCAAGGATGCGGCGACCATCTCGGCGATCAATCAGAAGTGTGTGCTCTGGATGGGCACCCTCACGCCGGTGCGCGGCCTCAAACCGGAAACAGCGGCGCTCATGCGGCAGGGGCGGAAGTTTTTGCCGGAGGAAGCGACCCGCATCTATGATCTCGGATTGCCGAACCTCCAGACCATCCACACCGAGGCCTATGCCACGGCGTTTCTGAGTCGGCGCCGGATCGTGAGCCTGTTCGATCAGCTGGAATTGGAGAAGAAGGATACGCTGGTCACGGCGCGGAGCGTCCACAAGATCCTGACGCTGTACCGGAAGAATCGCGCGCGCTTCCTCTACGTGCCCAATACGTTGCTGAGCGGCGACTCCGATTGCACGGTCCTCCTGACCTTCGACGACATTGCGCGCCGGTTGACGAAAGAGAAAGTCGTCCACATTCCCAAGTGCATCATGCAGTCAGGCCGCGGGCCCTACACCGACATTACCGGTGTGACCCTGGAGCAGTTCATGAAGCAGACCGGCGTGAAGGTGAAGGTCCTCCACAAGATCGACACGCGGTTCGCCAACCAGCAGCTCTATCGCCACGGATCGCTCCAGAACTTCGTCGAACAGTACGTGCGGCATCCGATGACGCAGGCCTACGAGGCTCTGCCCCTGCCGGCATAACCTGATTTTTTCTCTCGCCTCGCCCCTTGCAAAAACTTCCCGCTCGGCGCAACATGCCGCCAGCGATCGTTCACGAGGAGGCGAATGGCGGAGGAGCGGCGACTGCAGTTCTATCAGGCTGATGTGTTTACAGACGAACCCTTCGGCGGCAACCCGGTGGCGGTGTTCCCTGATGCCGAGGGGCTGAGCG
It contains:
- a CDS encoding radical SAM protein — encoded protein: MRVEYNKGERASRELIMLQRRSSEAAAGRKMKVMLIFPPDWFPSEPYLSLPSLTAVLRQAGHQVVQKDINLEMWDWYFSEDFLRKILRRVPQQLDRLRKLSKKRPLEDWEQDLQLQLCDLSRQRIEELIKKAEEAKAIVRGDVFYEVDRLEWAIHVFREVTSVISMAYAPARICMPPMETDLSYKVFVSSEVIEAVNDQQVNIYRDVFEHLVKPAIEAEKPDVVGISIVLQQQMFSSMTFCALIKQQFPNIHVTIGGNTVTRLRDVLPQSPLFQYFDSAVVYEGETAFVQLVTAVGAKQSLADVPNTIYKDDTGVHTSATSFAEDMQTLPPPDFDGLPLDKYFVPTKILPYLATRGCYWGRCEFCDHGEGYTAGYRSKKIQDVLAEVKFLRDKYGARHFHFTDESYPPALFRKLTRGLVESKMDICWTTHMRFEKSLLEENVWQDAKESGCKYLHFGYESGNERVLTLMDKATTTEIMTKHLQLTANAGIWNHCMGFFGFPGETREEAWSSVEFLERNKDYVHSLGFGTFDLGRHNPVAKHPEKWGVTAYKNPEWDLALDYYYTVKNGLSIEEAERVFQEFERNHNPGWDLRLFIREYIFLYIARFGLQKLPDLQFRSARIATVPPSLAGKM
- a CDS encoding YnfA family protein — protein: MLITQSIALFVLAGLFEIGGGYLVWQWWRNGSHWSVGLLGAVILILYGIVPTYQPSHFGRVYAAYGAWFIILSILWGWLVDKVEPDRLDVIGATVCLVGVAVMMYWPR
- a CDS encoding radical SAM protein gives rise to the protein MSELVQIKAAPQTTHPVTRPRKVMLLFPPEWVPTAPYLALPSLTAVLRQAGHRVVQRDINIEMYDHFFSDSFLILTKARQSMQLKALEQKGELSEHEEGQKACLEQMASVDVFDLADRAERAKQIVRGELFYDADRLEWALNTFREVMQYISAAYYPASLVFYPMESNLDYRPGVSKEVFACLDDDQVNVYRDICNQLVLPSVSKEKPDVIGVSIGTQMQLMAGLTFCKMIKESFPHIHVVVGGNVVTRLQEEWPKHERFFTEVFDSAILYEGEHALLWLIEALDGHRTMDQVPNLMHRDEQGIRLNPEVYTEKTMALPLPDFDGLPLDHYFVPERILPYLATRGCYWGRCTFCDHGQGYFDQYRGMSAPHVVEQVTALRDKYQCRHFLFSDESYPPALFKKVSQLLVDQQTGIKWTTLIRFEETLQDPAVWELAVKSGCCTLYYGMESANERVLNLMDKHARKSVIENNLRQAAKAGIWNHVMAFYGFPGETRDEALETRQFVIDNQPNIHSVEIFYFVAYRHTPMVRNPEKFGITIHKQEEYDLPLDYYYTLNEPGGISCLDAMQLCEEFYRNDFHPWAVRVNAREHVFLYISKFGTNRLPQIYAATKDGSLAKEGVSGLVTWPVAMGEGEDGKEGMSRVVSHGITG